A single window of Granulicella sibirica DNA harbors:
- a CDS encoding efflux RND transporter permease subunit, producing MNISKFFIERPIFAIVLSIIIFCLGLIAIPILPSGQYPEVVPPSVVVRTNYPGANPKAIAETVAEPLEEAINGVEGIMYMKSVAGSDGSIQVVVTFRPGVDPDTAAVRVQNRVSQALSRLPDEVRQYGVTTQKQSPTPLMYIGLYSKHGQHDALYLRNYGVLHVKDELSRLTGIGDVQLTGSGDYSMRVWLDPNRLASRNITSTDVVNAIREQNVQVSAGQLGAEPSPNKPDFLTSINVRGRLTTPQEFSNIVLKSGANGQVVHLSDVARVELGASDYTLHTYIDTQDTAIVGIFLTPGANALGVAKEVHARLEELSKAFPDDVAYKAVWDPTEFIRDSIDAVQHTLIEAVVLVVIVVIIFLQTWRASVIPLIAVPVSIVGTFAWLYVLGYSINTLTLFGMVLAIGIVVDDAIVVVENVERFIEHGLSPRAAAHAAMKEVSGPIVAIALVLCAVFVPMAFLTGITGQFYKQFAVTIAISTIISAINSLTLSPALAAKLLHAPGAKKDWLARGIDGALGWFFRPFNRLFKRSSEAYQGAVGQSFRFRGGVFLLYFVLIGSIYVLFNHVPGGFIPTQDELYLFGGAKLPEGASLARTDDVVRQMVRTAHEIDGVKMLPALSGYNALQLANTPNLATSYIILDGFKERHKTAEQILAELNQKFSHIHGAIAYALMPPPIQGLGNGSGYSLYIEDRAGLGYGALQNGLAAFQATVAQTPGMTYPVSSYQSNIPQLEVEVDREKAKAQGISLTDLFDALQTYLGSVYVNDFNSFGRVYRVMVQADAQYRQHPEDITNLRVRNSAGEMVPIGSIATITQTFGPDPVMRYNGYPAADLIGDADPRVLSSGQVIEKLNEIAKKTLPPGMVLEYTDLTYQQATQNHSAAIVFPLAILLVFLVLASLYESWSLPLAVILIVPVCIFAALFGVWLTGGDNNIFVQAGLVVLMGLACKNAILIVEFARELEMHGKSTVDAALEACHLRLRPIIMTSIAFIAGSVPLLFSHGAGSEVRKVTGITVFSGMLGVTLFGLFLTPVFYVVLRKLSGATLHGHNTESFEEEMEISHAEI from the coding sequence ATGAACATCTCTAAGTTCTTCATCGAACGCCCAATCTTCGCCATCGTCCTTTCGATCATCATCTTCTGCCTTGGGCTCATCGCGATTCCAATCCTTCCTTCAGGGCAGTACCCCGAAGTTGTTCCGCCCAGCGTAGTGGTTCGCACGAACTACCCAGGCGCGAACCCCAAAGCCATTGCCGAGACCGTAGCGGAGCCGCTTGAAGAGGCGATCAATGGTGTGGAAGGCATCATGTACATGAAGTCTGTCGCCGGTTCGGATGGCAGCATTCAAGTAGTAGTTACCTTCCGTCCAGGTGTCGATCCCGACACTGCGGCTGTCCGTGTACAGAACCGTGTCAGCCAGGCCTTGTCTCGTCTGCCGGACGAGGTGCGCCAATACGGTGTGACCACACAGAAGCAATCTCCAACGCCGCTGATGTATATCGGGTTGTACTCGAAGCACGGGCAACACGATGCCCTTTATCTCCGCAACTATGGTGTCCTGCATGTGAAGGACGAACTGTCGCGGCTGACCGGTATTGGCGACGTGCAGTTGACCGGCTCCGGCGATTACTCGATGCGAGTGTGGCTCGATCCAAACCGGCTGGCATCCCGCAACATCACATCGACCGATGTCGTCAACGCGATTCGCGAACAGAACGTGCAGGTATCCGCCGGACAACTTGGTGCGGAGCCATCACCGAACAAACCAGACTTCCTTACTTCGATCAATGTCCGCGGGCGTCTCACAACCCCCCAGGAGTTCAGCAACATCGTGCTGAAGTCGGGTGCGAACGGTCAGGTTGTTCACCTGTCCGATGTCGCGCGCGTAGAGCTTGGAGCCAGCGATTACACGCTCCACACTTACATCGACACGCAGGACACCGCCATCGTCGGCATCTTTCTAACTCCCGGTGCAAACGCGCTTGGTGTCGCGAAAGAGGTCCATGCCCGGCTCGAGGAGTTGTCGAAGGCATTCCCGGACGATGTTGCCTACAAAGCCGTTTGGGATCCGACGGAGTTCATTCGGGACTCCATCGATGCAGTGCAGCATACGTTGATCGAAGCGGTCGTCCTCGTCGTGATCGTGGTCATCATCTTCCTGCAGACCTGGAGAGCCTCAGTCATTCCGTTGATCGCCGTGCCGGTTTCTATCGTCGGAACCTTCGCATGGCTCTACGTCCTCGGATATTCGATCAACACGTTGACCCTCTTTGGCATGGTCCTGGCGATCGGCATTGTGGTGGACGATGCGATCGTCGTGGTCGAAAATGTCGAGAGATTTATCGAGCATGGTCTCAGCCCCCGCGCGGCTGCGCATGCGGCTATGAAGGAGGTCTCAGGGCCCATCGTTGCCATCGCTCTCGTGCTCTGCGCCGTCTTCGTTCCGATGGCTTTCCTTACCGGCATTACGGGACAGTTCTACAAACAGTTCGCCGTAACTATTGCTATCTCAACGATCATCTCCGCGATCAATTCACTTACTCTCTCGCCTGCTCTTGCAGCGAAGCTATTGCATGCGCCCGGTGCAAAGAAGGATTGGCTCGCACGCGGGATCGATGGGGCGCTTGGCTGGTTCTTTCGTCCGTTCAACCGTCTTTTCAAGAGAAGCTCCGAGGCTTACCAGGGTGCTGTGGGACAGAGCTTCCGTTTTCGCGGCGGCGTCTTTCTTCTCTACTTCGTGCTGATCGGATCGATCTATGTCCTCTTCAACCATGTACCCGGGGGCTTCATCCCAACCCAGGACGAACTCTATCTATTCGGAGGAGCAAAACTTCCGGAGGGCGCATCGCTGGCTCGCACGGATGACGTGGTGCGGCAGATGGTGCGAACAGCGCATGAAATTGATGGCGTCAAGATGTTGCCCGCCTTATCCGGTTACAACGCTCTGCAACTCGCGAATACTCCAAACCTCGCGACCTCCTACATCATCCTGGATGGTTTCAAGGAGCGCCACAAGACAGCCGAGCAGATCCTTGCCGAGCTGAACCAGAAGTTCTCGCACATTCATGGCGCGATTGCCTACGCACTGATGCCCCCACCGATCCAGGGGCTTGGCAACGGCTCAGGGTATTCGCTCTATATCGAGGATCGCGCAGGACTCGGATACGGTGCCCTGCAGAATGGTCTGGCGGCATTCCAGGCTACCGTTGCGCAGACTCCCGGCATGACCTATCCGGTGTCTTCCTATCAATCCAATATTCCTCAGCTCGAAGTCGAGGTGGATCGCGAGAAAGCGAAGGCGCAGGGCATTTCACTGACCGACCTCTTCGACGCGCTTCAGACCTATCTCGGCTCTGTCTATGTCAACGACTTCAATAGCTTCGGTCGCGTCTATCGAGTGATGGTGCAGGCGGATGCTCAATACCGCCAACACCCCGAAGACATCACGAATCTTCGGGTTCGGAATAGCGCCGGGGAGATGGTGCCGATTGGATCGATCGCAACCATTACGCAAACATTCGGCCCCGATCCGGTCATGCGCTACAACGGCTATCCCGCTGCCGACTTGATTGGCGACGCAGACCCCCGTGTCCTGTCCTCTGGCCAGGTTATCGAAAAGCTCAATGAGATAGCGAAGAAGACACTTCCGCCAGGCATGGTCCTGGAATACACGGACCTGACCTATCAACAAGCCACACAGAACCACTCTGCGGCGATTGTGTTTCCCTTGGCGATCCTATTGGTGTTTCTTGTTCTTGCCTCACTCTACGAGAGCTGGTCTCTTCCTCTCGCAGTAATCCTCATCGTCCCCGTCTGCATCTTCGCGGCACTCTTCGGCGTGTGGCTTACTGGCGGAGATAACAACATCTTCGTACAGGCCGGCCTCGTCGTCCTGATGGGACTTGCATGCAAGAACGCAATCCTGATCGTGGAATTTGCACGCGAGCTTGAGATGCATGGCAA